From Draconibacterium halophilum, one genomic window encodes:
- the glmM gene encoding phosphoglucosamine mutase, which produces MTLIKSISGIRGTIGGKPGEALTPMDIVSISSAFGVWLKNSGGNKKVIIGRDARISGEMVNQLVVGSLLSVGIDVIDLGLATTPSVEMAVTDHYAGGGIIITASHNPKNWNALKLLNSQGEFISDQDGKDLLKMVESQKYTFNEVDDLGTYSKEDYLDKHIGHILNLPLVNKKLIEQAGFSIAIDAVNSVGGIAIPKLLKALGVNTIKEINCTPDGEFAHNPEPLPENINEICSLVKTTKLDLGIIVDPDVDRLALVCENGEPFGEEYTLVSVADYILENSKGPLVANLSSTMALKDMAKKHGVEFFESAVGEVNVVKEMKEQKASIGGEGNGGIIYPELHYGRDALVGVALFLSHLAKSKKTSSELRAQYADYKMVKHKLELDDNIDLDAILNGVREKFAKYPCNSVDGVKINFPAGWVHLRKSNTEPIIRIYAEAETEQEAQTFISDVSNVVKPD; this is translated from the coding sequence ATGACATTAATAAAATCAATTTCCGGAATCCGAGGAACGATAGGAGGCAAACCCGGAGAGGCATTAACACCAATGGATATCGTAAGCATTTCAAGTGCTTTTGGCGTTTGGTTAAAGAATAGTGGTGGCAATAAAAAGGTAATAATAGGCCGCGATGCACGAATCAGTGGTGAAATGGTTAACCAACTTGTTGTAGGTTCTTTGCTTTCAGTAGGTATAGATGTGATCGATCTTGGTTTGGCAACCACTCCTTCTGTTGAAATGGCTGTAACCGATCACTACGCAGGAGGAGGAATTATCATAACTGCGAGTCACAATCCTAAAAACTGGAATGCCTTAAAGCTATTAAATAGTCAGGGAGAGTTTATCTCCGATCAGGATGGTAAAGACTTGCTAAAAATGGTGGAAAGCCAGAAATATACCTTTAACGAAGTGGATGATTTAGGTACGTATTCAAAGGAAGATTATTTGGATAAGCATATCGGGCATATATTAAATCTTCCCTTGGTGAACAAAAAACTGATTGAACAAGCAGGTTTCTCAATTGCTATTGATGCGGTAAACTCTGTTGGAGGAATTGCAATTCCAAAGTTACTAAAGGCTTTGGGCGTAAATACTATAAAAGAAATTAATTGTACGCCGGACGGAGAGTTTGCGCATAATCCGGAACCCCTGCCTGAAAACATAAATGAAATATGTTCTTTGGTTAAAACCACAAAGCTTGATCTTGGAATTATAGTCGATCCTGATGTCGATCGCCTGGCTTTGGTTTGCGAAAATGGCGAACCATTTGGTGAGGAATATACGCTGGTTTCTGTTGCTGATTACATTCTTGAAAACTCTAAAGGTCCGTTAGTCGCGAATTTGTCATCAACCATGGCCTTAAAAGATATGGCAAAAAAACATGGTGTTGAGTTTTTCGAATCGGCAGTGGGCGAAGTTAATGTTGTAAAGGAAATGAAAGAGCAAAAAGCATCCATTGGAGGAGAGGGCAACGGAGGCATTATTTACCCTGAGCTTCATTACGGAAGAGATGCTTTGGTTGGAGTTGCGTTGTTTTTAAGCCATCTGGCCAAATCAAAAAAAACGTCGTCAGAATTGCGAGCGCAATATGCTGATTACAAAATGGTAAAACATAAATTAGAACTGGATGATAATATTGATCTGGATGCAATTCTTAACGGAGTTCGCGAAAAATTTGCGAAATATCCGTGTAATTCTGTTGATGGGGTAAAAATTAATTTTCCCGCTGGTTGGGTT